CATATTCCGCTTCAAGGATCTGCTCAGTATTCATGACCGCCCTCGCAAGTTCAACTAATTCTCCTTTTAACGTCATTATGGCTACAAGAGAGCCGATAGCTATATCTGAATCAACAGCAACTACGCCAGGAGCCGCTAAGCTTGCACCATGACACAAAGCATCGACAGCACCATCTCTTACCACTATTTTTGGAAGATGTTCGACAGCAGTTTCAACTGGCAGTATTACTTTTCTCAGCTCCTCTTCGTCTCCATTTTCTTTCCAAAATGCATAAGCATCAGCAAGGTCCTGCAGCTTCACAGAATTTTCTTCCTTAAAAGGTCCAGTTTTTGTTCTCCTCAGCTCCTGCATATGTGCACCACATCCAAGGGCTTCTCCGATATCATGGCAGAGTTTCCTCATGTATGTTCCGGCTTCGCAACCAACCTTCATCAGAACATTTTTGCCCTCAATTTCTATCGGTTCGATGTAGTAGATCTGCCTTTTTCTAATTCTTCTTTTCACGGCTGCTCTTACGGGAGGCCTCTGAAAGATTTCTCCGGTGAACTCTTTGAGAACTTCCAGAAGTCTGTCCTCTGGAACATCTTTGTGAAGAACCATCAAACAAACATACTCTTTACCCGCTGGTTGTAAT
This region of Candidatus Hadarchaeales archaeon genomic DNA includes:
- a CDS encoding RNA-guided pseudouridylation complex pseudouridine synthase subunit Cbf5, which produces MGVLPSEVKRQTFFKFQDVSDPKYGCRPDRRPISELIRLGIINLDKPRGPTSHEVSAWVKEILNVKKTGHGGTLDPGVSGVLPIAIEDATKVIMALQPAGKEYVCLMVLHKDVPEDRLLEVLKEFTGEIFQRPPVRAAVKRRIRKRQIYYIEPIEIEGKNVLMKVGCEAGTYMRKLCHDIGEALGCGAHMQELRRTKTGPFKEENSVKLQDLADAYAFWKENGDEEELRKVILPVETAVEHLPKIVVRDGAVDALCHGASLAAPGVVAVDSDIAIGSLVAIMTLKGELVELARAVMNTEQILEAEYGIVAKPERVVMQPGTYPREWKK